In Phragmitibacter flavus, the following are encoded in one genomic region:
- a CDS encoding tetratricopeptide repeat protein, which yields MPNILLTLTLWLASGLLMLSAQSNNSAGDLFLRGFNLKSEAEKLEQAGDVNGALAKFQQAQQAIAAIAQNYPDWQPEVVNYRLGMIERSIAKLRGQSAPSSTPALPSPGMPMSPAPAAPGIMQPAPAPMPGAPTGNPLDYLNQQFQAKDQTINELQSKLKVYEDGYTNAVRERNRAQQDIDLLKKQSDDLQRRLAESTQQQGAKDEAARKEVERLRAEAQMVSDMLKTRNDQFIESGKSLDTLQKEKDDLFARNKALEKDLAEAKKGTSAPASDELKKLIADNTRLKKELDGARKQVETLRAEGTKKDQEIASLRTQITGIQSELTKLRQENTAYQGQVAELTVQLKEVNAKLAKAPADEKAKAEAGPEVARAAEENQALRNIIMRQLRQQQRQLQAKEIVIAEMKKLEGASGVLIENLEDMTAGRIRITVEEESLFTEPELKEILATSGGVYATLEANSPATQAAADQVKTPTGENPAAPTPAPANNNSGDMDEDALMAKASEAMRNSDYKGAEWAYQDALRANPKNLNALTNLAGLKLHARQFEEAEVLLQKCLVYDPQNETALYRLGICFFQQNKLAEAKTHFEKSIASNKGNARAHHYLGIITTRQGNRDRAETEFKSALAIDPNYGDAHFNLAVLYATSNPPDWELARKHYKNALDRGIKSDPAMEKLLNDTSILSSLPPAKEPTTALSR from the coding sequence ATGCCAAATATCCTTCTCACACTGACCCTCTGGCTGGCGTCAGGCCTGTTGATGTTGAGCGCCCAATCCAACAACAGCGCTGGCGATCTCTTCCTGCGTGGCTTCAACCTCAAATCCGAAGCCGAAAAGCTTGAACAAGCTGGCGACGTCAACGGTGCCCTCGCCAAATTCCAGCAAGCCCAGCAGGCCATCGCCGCCATCGCGCAAAACTATCCCGACTGGCAGCCCGAGGTGGTCAATTACCGCCTCGGCATGATCGAGCGTTCCATCGCCAAACTTCGTGGCCAGTCCGCTCCTTCTTCCACCCCAGCTCTTCCGTCCCCCGGCATGCCCATGTCGCCCGCGCCCGCCGCCCCTGGAATCATGCAACCAGCTCCTGCGCCAATGCCCGGTGCTCCCACCGGCAACCCGCTTGATTACCTCAACCAGCAGTTCCAGGCCAAGGACCAAACCATCAACGAGCTGCAATCCAAACTGAAAGTCTACGAAGATGGCTACACCAACGCCGTTCGTGAACGCAACCGCGCCCAGCAGGACATCGACCTCCTCAAAAAACAGTCCGACGACCTGCAGCGTCGCCTCGCCGAATCCACCCAGCAGCAAGGCGCGAAGGACGAAGCCGCCAGAAAGGAAGTCGAACGACTCCGCGCCGAAGCCCAGATGGTCAGCGACATGCTCAAGACCCGCAACGATCAGTTTATCGAAAGCGGCAAATCCCTCGATACGCTGCAAAAAGAAAAAGACGATTTGTTTGCCCGTAACAAGGCCCTCGAAAAAGACCTCGCCGAAGCCAAAAAAGGCACCAGCGCACCGGCTTCCGATGAACTGAAAAAACTCATCGCCGACAACACCCGCCTCAAAAAAGAACTCGATGGCGCCCGCAAACAAGTTGAAACCCTGCGCGCCGAAGGCACCAAAAAAGACCAGGAAATCGCCTCCCTCCGCACCCAGATCACCGGCATTCAGTCGGAGTTGACCAAACTCCGCCAGGAAAACACCGCCTATCAAGGCCAGGTCGCCGAACTCACCGTCCAGCTCAAGGAAGTTAACGCCAAGCTCGCCAAAGCCCCTGCCGACGAAAAAGCCAAAGCCGAAGCTGGGCCCGAAGTCGCCCGCGCCGCCGAGGAAAACCAGGCCCTCCGCAACATCATCATGCGTCAGCTTCGCCAGCAGCAGCGCCAGTTGCAGGCCAAGGAAATCGTCATCGCCGAAATGAAAAAGCTCGAAGGTGCCTCCGGCGTTCTCATCGAAAACCTCGAAGACATGACCGCCGGCAGAATCCGCATCACCGTCGAAGAAGAATCCCTCTTCACTGAGCCAGAACTCAAGGAAATCCTTGCCACCAGCGGCGGCGTCTACGCCACCCTCGAAGCCAACTCGCCCGCCACCCAGGCCGCGGCCGATCAGGTGAAAACCCCAACCGGTGAGAACCCCGCCGCCCCCACTCCTGCCCCCGCCAACAACAACAGCGGCGACATGGACGAAGACGCCCTCATGGCCAAAGCCAGTGAAGCGATGCGCAATTCCGACTACAAAGGTGCCGAGTGGGCCTATCAAGATGCCCTGCGCGCCAATCCGAAAAATCTCAACGCGCTCACCAATCTCGCCGGTTTGAAACTCCACGCCCGCCAGTTTGAAGAGGCCGAAGTCCTTCTGCAAAAATGTCTTGTCTATGATCCCCAAAACGAAACGGCCCTCTACCGACTCGGCATCTGCTTCTTCCAGCAGAACAAACTTGCTGAAGCCAAAACCCACTTCGAAAAAAGCATCGCCAGCAACAAAGGCAACGCCCGCGCGCATCATTACCTTGGCATCATCACCACCCGCCAGGGCAATCGCGACCGCGCCGAAACCGAATTCAAGAGCGCCCTCGCCATCGACCCCAACTACGGCGACGCCCATTTCAACCTCGCCGTCCTCTACGCCACCTCCAATCCTCCCGACTGGGAACTCGCCCGCAAACACTACAAGAACGCCCTTGATCGCGGCATCAAATCCGATCCCGCCATGGAGAAATTGCTGAACGATACCAGCATACTTTCCTCCCTCCCCCCCGCGAAGGAACCCACGACCGCCCTCTCACGATAA
- a CDS encoding PhoH family protein has protein sequence MLHEAVLPSEAALLTTPTERADWQQNGDRNARKPGGKNKTRATQSQLRSTLTSGARAKTFVLDTNVLLHDPACLQRFEDNEVCIPVDVLSELDRFKAEPSERGANAREAHRLLTKAFAQQPAENVLAGVPTPGGGKVRLVVFDTNEAMTNPVLMKFQRVFHDLDKMDHRILACALWLGQQTGTPAILVSKDLNMQLKARAVGVPCEDYLHDKVEAKEVSHMELAMVTVTQHELQRFASSGVLSIDARKTASLVVNEYVLLSAGEKNTMPARFTATGEFARLHVPESLRVMNGRAIKSMNLGQACLLDALMNPDIALVTCYGQAGTGKTLLACAAGLSQVMAQGYTGLTVSRPIVAMGQGIGFLPGSLQEKMRPWLQPVYDALDLLTRPVADANFSKKKTSKHNNARPDAAPSMHAAVSAPYDPLIQSGVIEIEALCYIRGRSIPDRFFILDEAQQLTPLEAKTVVTRMSRGSKLVLVGDPAQIDNPYVDSRSNGLVYTRQRMRGQPFAAHIPLSKGERSPLAEAGARLL, from the coding sequence ATGCTCCACGAAGCCGTCCTCCCCTCTGAAGCCGCCCTGCTAACCACCCCAACCGAACGCGCTGACTGGCAGCAGAACGGTGACCGAAACGCCCGCAAACCGGGAGGAAAAAACAAAACACGAGCGACGCAGTCCCAGTTGCGCTCGACCCTGACGTCCGGTGCCCGGGCGAAGACTTTTGTGTTGGATACCAATGTGCTTCTGCATGATCCGGCCTGTTTGCAGCGCTTTGAGGACAATGAGGTGTGCATTCCGGTGGATGTGTTGAGCGAACTGGATCGCTTCAAGGCGGAACCGAGCGAGCGCGGTGCGAATGCCCGTGAAGCCCACCGGTTGCTGACCAAGGCATTTGCCCAACAGCCTGCGGAGAACGTGCTGGCCGGCGTGCCGACGCCTGGTGGTGGCAAGGTGAGACTGGTGGTCTTTGATACGAATGAGGCGATGACCAATCCGGTGCTGATGAAGTTTCAGCGGGTGTTTCATGACCTCGATAAAATGGATCACCGCATTCTTGCCTGTGCCTTGTGGCTTGGTCAGCAGACGGGCACTCCGGCGATTTTGGTGAGCAAGGACCTCAACATGCAGCTCAAGGCCCGCGCGGTGGGGGTTCCTTGTGAGGATTATCTTCATGACAAAGTCGAGGCCAAGGAGGTTTCGCACATGGAACTGGCCATGGTGACCGTCACGCAGCATGAGTTGCAGCGGTTCGCCAGCAGTGGCGTGCTGTCGATCGATGCGCGCAAGACGGCGTCGTTGGTGGTGAATGAATACGTGCTGCTATCGGCAGGGGAGAAAAACACCATGCCAGCGAGATTCACGGCGACCGGAGAGTTTGCGAGATTGCATGTGCCGGAGAGCCTGCGGGTGATGAATGGTCGCGCAATCAAATCGATGAACCTTGGTCAGGCCTGTTTGCTGGATGCGTTGATGAATCCGGACATTGCGCTGGTGACCTGCTACGGACAAGCCGGGACGGGCAAGACCTTGCTGGCCTGTGCGGCGGGGCTTTCGCAGGTGATGGCGCAGGGGTATACAGGGTTGACAGTCAGTCGTCCGATTGTGGCGATGGGCCAGGGCATCGGCTTCCTTCCTGGAAGTTTGCAGGAGAAAATGCGCCCCTGGTTGCAACCGGTTTATGATGCGCTGGACTTGCTGACCCGCCCGGTGGCGGATGCGAATTTCAGCAAAAAGAAAACATCCAAACACAACAACGCGCGGCCTGATGCAGCCCCTTCGATGCATGCAGCCGTGAGTGCGCCTTATGATCCCTTGATCCAGTCGGGGGTGATTGAGATTGAAGCGTTGTGTTACATCCGCGGTCGCAGTATTCCTGACCGTTTCTTCATCCTGGATGAGGCGCAGCAGTTGACGCCGCTGGAAGCGAAAACGGTGGTGACGAGGATGTCGCGCGGCAGCAAGTTGGTGCTGGTGGGCGATCCGGCGCAGATCGACAATCCGTATGTGGACAGCCGCAGCAATGGTTTGGTTTACACGCGTCAGCGCATGCGTGGTCAGCCTTTCGCGGCGCACATTCCGCTCAGCAAAGGCGAGCGGAGTCCGCTGGCCGAAGCAGGGGCGAGGTTGCTGTAG
- a CDS encoding EF-hand domain-containing protein, whose translation MKSIFIISALALSVSFGFSAEGDKPAGDKPAPDFEKMFTKKDANGDGKLSKEEFLKGAKDAEKAEKQFGRMDKDSSGDLSKEEFVKRGPGKKKEAK comes from the coding sequence ATGAAATCCATCTTTATCATCAGTGCCCTTGCTCTCAGTGTTTCTTTCGGCTTCAGCGCAGAAGGCGACAAACCCGCCGGTGACAAACCAGCACCTGACTTTGAAAAAATGTTCACCAAAAAAGACGCCAATGGCGACGGCAAGCTCTCCAAGGAAGAATTTTTGAAGGGTGCCAAAGACGCCGAGAAAGCGGAAAAACAATTTGGTCGTATGGACAAAGACTCCAGCGGCGACCTCAGCAAAGAAGAATTCGTCAAGCGCGGCCCTGGCAAGAAAAAAGAAGCAAAGTAA
- a CDS encoding pyridoxamine 5'-phosphate oxidase family protein, translating into MPAPQPDPIDPADLPALALATMRAAKFPMLATVDDGQPRVRPVSPVRTEAFVVYVANLRSYHKTGEIEKNSRVELCYLDSEHNQVRITAMAEVVEDRAVIDDIWQSNALLRAYLGQPDNPQLVLYRMLPKRVRYMKEWALEYHEVPFAISVRT; encoded by the coding sequence ATGCCTGCTCCACAACCTGATCCGATAGATCCTGCCGACTTGCCAGCGCTGGCTCTTGCAACGATGCGAGCCGCCAAGTTTCCCATGTTAGCGACCGTGGATGACGGGCAGCCAAGGGTGCGTCCGGTTTCGCCGGTGAGAACGGAGGCGTTTGTTGTGTATGTGGCCAACTTGCGGAGTTATCACAAAACGGGGGAGATCGAAAAGAATTCCCGGGTGGAACTTTGCTACCTGGATTCGGAGCACAACCAGGTGCGCATCACCGCAATGGCAGAAGTGGTTGAAGATCGGGCCGTCATTGATGACATCTGGCAAAGCAACGCATTATTGCGAGCCTATCTGGGACAGCCGGACAACCCGCAATTGGTCTTGTATCGGATGCTGCCAAAACGGGTGCGCTACATGAAAGAGTGGGCGCTGGAGTATCACGAAGTGCCTTTCGCAATCTCAGTCCGAACCTAA